The following coding sequences are from one Streptomyces angustmyceticus window:
- a CDS encoding WhiB family transcriptional regulator produces MDWRHRAVCREEDPELFFPIGNTGPALLQIEEAKAVCRRCPVMEQCLQWALESGQDSGVWGGLSEDERRAMKRRAARNRARNASA; encoded by the coding sequence ATGGACTGGCGTCACCGCGCCGTTTGCCGCGAGGAAGACCCCGAGCTCTTCTTCCCTATCGGCAACACCGGTCCTGCGCTGCTGCAGATCGAGGAAGCCAAGGCCGTCTGCCGCCGCTGCCCCGTCATGGAGCAGTGCCTGCAGTGGGCGCTCGAGTCCGGCCAGGACTCCGGCGTCTGGGGTGGTCTGAGCGAGGACGAGCGCCGCGCGATGAAGCGCCGTGCAGCTCGCAACCGGGCGCGCAACGCCAGCGCCTGA
- a CDS encoding carbohydrate ABC transporter permease, which yields MKRAVSATAGRLWPNATALVLAAGFVFPVYWMFSTAFKPTRDIVTDEPVWFPFHGTAEHFATAVHAPHFWTLAANSVLVTVLAVGLSLVIALCGAFALTRMRFRGRRGILLTFMIAQMAPWEVMVISIYLIVRDADLLNSLAPLTCFYMLMVLPFTLLTLRGHVAAVPRELEESAMVDGCSRRQAFRKVVFPLLAPGLMATSLFGFITAWNEFPLVLVLNKEPAMGTLPLWLSQFQSQFGDDWGATMAAASIFAVPVLVLFLVLQRKAVGGLTSGAVKG from the coding sequence GTGAAGCGCGCTGTTTCCGCGACGGCCGGCCGCCTCTGGCCCAACGCCACGGCGCTCGTGCTCGCCGCCGGCTTCGTCTTCCCCGTCTACTGGATGTTCAGCACGGCCTTCAAGCCGACCCGGGACATCGTCACCGACGAGCCCGTGTGGTTCCCCTTCCACGGCACCGCCGAGCACTTCGCGACGGCGGTGCACGCCCCGCACTTCTGGACGCTGGCCGCCAACTCGGTCCTGGTGACCGTGCTCGCCGTCGGCCTGTCGCTGGTGATCGCGCTCTGCGGGGCGTTCGCCCTGACCCGGATGCGCTTCCGGGGCCGCCGCGGCATCCTGCTGACCTTCATGATCGCCCAGATGGCGCCCTGGGAGGTCATGGTGATCTCCATCTACCTGATCGTCCGGGACGCCGACCTGCTCAACAGCCTGGCGCCGCTCACCTGCTTCTACATGCTGATGGTGCTGCCCTTCACCCTGCTGACGCTCCGCGGCCATGTCGCCGCCGTGCCCAGGGAGCTGGAGGAGTCCGCGATGGTCGACGGCTGCTCGCGCCGGCAGGCGTTCCGCAAGGTGGTCTTCCCGCTGCTGGCGCCCGGCCTGATGGCCACCTCGCTCTTCGGCTTCATCACCGCCTGGAACGAGTTCCCGCTGGTGCTGGTCCTCAACAAGGAACCCGCCATGGGCACCCTGCCTCTGTGGCTCTCCCAGTTCCAGAGCCAGTTCGGGGACGACTGGGGTGCCACCATGGCAGCGGCCTCGATCTTCGCCGTCCCGGTCCTGGTCCTCTTCCTGGTCCTGCAGCGCAAGGCGGTCGGCGGGCTCACCTCCGGCGCAGTGAAGGGATAA
- a CDS encoding ATP-binding protein, translating into MSQIAGEPGTQDFVEVRLPAAGAYLSVLRTATAGLAARLDFTLDEIEDLRIAVDEACAILLQQAVPGSVLSCVFRLIDDALQVTVSAPTTDGRAPERDTFAWTVLSALAGKVDSTVAEDRTVTISLYKERGAGPGPS; encoded by the coding sequence GTGTCCCAGATCGCAGGCGAGCCCGGGACTCAGGACTTCGTGGAAGTCCGTCTGCCCGCTGCGGGTGCCTACCTGTCCGTGCTGCGTACGGCCACGGCCGGACTCGCAGCCCGCTTGGACTTCACCCTCGACGAGATCGAGGATCTGCGCATCGCGGTCGACGAGGCCTGCGCGATCCTGCTGCAACAGGCCGTCCCCGGCAGTGTGCTGAGCTGCGTCTTCCGCCTCATCGACGACGCACTGCAGGTGACCGTGTCGGCCCCGACAACCGACGGCCGCGCCCCGGAGCGCGACACGTTCGCCTGGACGGTGCTCTCCGCACTGGCCGGCAAGGTCGATTCCACGGTCGCCGAGGACCGTACGGTCACCATCAGTCTGTACAAGGAGCGCGGCGCCGGTCCCGGACCGTCATGA
- a CDS encoding glycoside hydrolase family 3 protein, whose product MTSFAGSAGSAGSVRPADTLTRDALAVLQPGFTGTTAPDWLLRRLGEGLTSVGLFGRNVADPAQLAALTARLRAEQEDLLVAIDEEGGDVTRLEVRGGSSFPGNHALGAVDDPALTRAVARELGRRLADCGINLNWAPSADVNSDPANPVIGVRSFGADPHLVARHTTAYVEGLQSAGVAACTKHFPGHGDTAVDSHHDLPRVTVGLDTLRSRELVPFRAAVAAGTRAVMSAHILLPALDPDRPATLSPAALHGLLRAPVAEGGLGFDGLIVTDGMEMRAVSAAYGLERGSVLALAAGADALCVGGGLADEDTVLRLRDALVRAVRDGELPESRLADAAARVRALAHRTRSAGAGEGAAPAPGIGLTAARRALRRTADGPYEPLTAPAYVAAFTPLANIAVGDETPWGVAAELARLLPGTEAATCTADSAAAAGPAALIDGLLAAAGDRRVVAVVRDVHRHPWMADALHTLLAARPGTAVVEMGVPQAPPRGALHLATHGAARVCARAAAEALTGRRIPAAEG is encoded by the coding sequence ATGACGTCTTTCGCAGGTTCCGCAGGTTCCGCAGGTTCCGTACGCCCCGCCGACACCCTCACCCGCGACGCGCTCGCCGTACTCCAGCCCGGCTTCACCGGCACCACCGCCCCCGACTGGCTGCTGCGCCGCCTCGGCGAGGGACTGACCTCCGTCGGCCTCTTCGGCCGCAACGTCGCCGACCCCGCACAACTCGCCGCCCTGACCGCGCGGTTGCGCGCCGAACAGGAGGACCTCCTCGTCGCCATCGACGAGGAGGGCGGCGACGTCACCCGCCTCGAAGTGCGCGGCGGCTCCTCCTTCCCCGGCAACCACGCGCTCGGCGCCGTCGACGACCCCGCCCTGACCCGCGCCGTCGCCCGGGAACTCGGCCGCCGGCTCGCCGACTGCGGCATCAACCTCAACTGGGCCCCCTCCGCCGACGTCAACTCCGACCCCGCCAACCCGGTCATCGGCGTCCGCTCCTTCGGCGCCGATCCGCACCTCGTCGCCCGGCACACCACCGCCTACGTCGAGGGCCTGCAGTCCGCGGGCGTCGCCGCCTGCACCAAGCACTTCCCCGGCCACGGCGACACCGCCGTCGACTCCCACCACGACCTGCCGCGCGTCACCGTCGGTCTGGACACCCTCCGCAGCCGGGAACTGGTGCCGTTCCGCGCCGCCGTCGCCGCCGGCACCCGGGCCGTGATGAGCGCCCACATCCTGCTGCCCGCACTGGACCCCGACCGGCCCGCCACCCTCAGCCCGGCCGCGCTGCACGGCCTGCTGCGCGCCCCCGTCGCCGAGGGCGGCCTCGGCTTCGACGGCCTGATCGTCACCGACGGCATGGAGATGCGGGCCGTCTCCGCCGCCTACGGCCTCGAACGCGGCAGCGTGCTGGCCCTCGCCGCCGGCGCCGACGCCCTCTGCGTGGGCGGCGGACTCGCCGACGAGGACACCGTGCTGCGGCTCCGCGACGCCCTGGTGCGGGCGGTGCGCGACGGCGAACTGCCGGAGAGCCGGCTCGCCGACGCCGCGGCACGGGTGCGCGCCCTCGCCCACCGGACCCGGAGCGCGGGCGCGGGGGAGGGGGCCGCGCCCGCGCCCGGGATCGGCCTCACCGCCGCCCGGCGCGCCCTGCGCCGCACCGCCGACGGCCCGTACGAGCCGCTGACCGCGCCCGCCTACGTCGCGGCCTTCACTCCCCTCGCCAACATCGCCGTGGGGGACGAGACCCCCTGGGGCGTCGCCGCCGAACTGGCCCGCCTGCTCCCCGGCACCGAGGCCGCCACCTGCACCGCCGACTCCGCCGCCGCGGCGGGCCCGGCCGCGCTGATCGACGGCCTGCTCGCGGCCGCCGGCGACCGCCGCGTCGTCGCCGTGGTCCGCGACGTCCACCGCCACCCGTGGATGGCCGACGCCCTGCACACCCTCCTCGCCGCCCGCCCCGGCACCGCCGTCGTGGAAATGGGCGTCCCCCAGGCCCCGCCCCGGGGTGCCCTCCACCTCGCCACCCACGGCGCCGCCCGCGTCTGCGCCCGGGCGGCCGCGGAAGCCCTCACGGGGCGCCGGATCCCGGCGGCCGAGGGGTGA
- a CDS encoding UBP-type zinc finger domain-containing protein: MSECTHVAELPRPEPAPLSATCLECLAAGSHPVQLRKCRVCGHVGCCDSSPFRHATRHFEETGHPVMRTFEPGESWRWCFVDQKLV; this comes from the coding sequence ATGAGCGAGTGCACGCACGTTGCCGAACTGCCGCGCCCCGAGCCGGCCCCGCTGAGCGCCACCTGCCTGGAGTGCCTGGCCGCCGGCAGCCACCCCGTACAGCTGCGGAAGTGCCGGGTCTGCGGCCACGTCGGCTGCTGCGATTCGTCGCCGTTCCGGCACGCGACCCGGCACTTCGAGGAGACCGGCCACCCCGTGATGCGGACCTTCGAGCCGGGTGAGTCCTGGCGCTGGTGCTTCGTCGACCAGAAGCTGGTGTGA
- a CDS encoding RNA polymerase sigma factor SigF — MASSATIPEQQARPHPVAVEDHGGRLDAAEQAERADHMEQSEQPGQQAHQHDAPAPEHQLQDSQHAHEPQDRSGARAMFYELRKLPDGSPERAELRNTLVRMHLPLVEHLARRFRNRGEPLDDLTQVATIGLIKSVDRFDPERGVEFSTYATPTVVGEIKRHFRDKGWAVRVPRRLQELRLSLTTATAELSQRHGRAPTVHELAEHLAISEEEVLEGLESANAYSTLSLDVPDTDDESPAVADTLGAEDEALEGVEYRESLKPLLEDLPPREKKILLLRFFGNMTQSQIAQEVGISQMHVSRLLARTLAQLRDKLLVEE, encoded by the coding sequence ATGGCGTCCAGTGCGACCATCCCCGAGCAGCAGGCCCGGCCGCATCCGGTGGCCGTAGAGGACCACGGCGGCCGGTTGGATGCGGCGGAGCAGGCAGAGCGGGCGGACCACATGGAGCAGAGCGAGCAGCCGGGACAGCAGGCGCATCAGCACGACGCGCCGGCCCCCGAACACCAGCTGCAGGATTCACAGCATGCGCACGAGCCGCAGGACCGCAGCGGCGCCCGGGCGATGTTCTACGAGCTGCGCAAGCTGCCCGACGGCTCCCCGGAACGCGCGGAACTGCGCAACACCCTCGTCCGCATGCACCTCCCCCTCGTCGAGCATCTGGCCCGGCGCTTCCGCAACCGCGGCGAGCCGCTGGACGATCTGACCCAGGTCGCCACCATCGGTCTGATCAAGTCCGTGGACCGCTTCGACCCGGAGCGCGGCGTGGAGTTCTCCACGTACGCCACCCCCACCGTCGTCGGCGAGATCAAGCGGCACTTCCGCGACAAGGGCTGGGCGGTCCGCGTCCCGCGCCGCCTCCAGGAGCTGCGGCTGTCGCTGACCACGGCGACCGCCGAGCTGTCCCAGCGGCACGGCCGCGCCCCCACGGTCCACGAGCTCGCCGAGCATCTGGCGATCTCCGAGGAGGAGGTCCTGGAGGGGCTGGAGTCGGCCAACGCCTACAGCACCCTCTCCCTGGACGTCCCGGACACCGACGACGAGTCCCCGGCGGTCGCCGACACCCTCGGCGCCGAGGACGAGGCGCTGGAGGGCGTGGAGTACCGCGAGTCCCTCAAGCCGCTGCTGGAGGACCTCCCGCCGCGCGAGAAGAAGATCCTGCTGCTGCGCTTCTTCGGCAACATGACCCAGTCGCAGATCGCCCAGGAGGTCGGCATCTCCCAGATGCACGTCTCCCGCCTGCTGGCCCGCACCCTCGCCCAGCTGCGCGACAAGCTGCTCGTCGAGGAGTGA
- the nagB gene encoding glucosamine-6-phosphate deaminase, protein MEVVIVPDARAGGELIAGAVAALLRRKPDALLGVATGSTPLPVYEALAARVGAGAVDASRARICQLDEYVGLPAGHPESYRSVVLREVVEPLGLDEDAFMGPDGAAEDVQAACEAYDRALRDAGGVDLQLLGIGTDGHIGFNEPCSSLASRTRIKTLTRQTREDNARFFDSLDEVPHHVITQGIGTILEARHLVLLATGAGKADAVARAVEGPVAALVPASALQLHPHATVVVDEAAAAGLKLADYFRATYAAKPDWQGL, encoded by the coding sequence GTGGAAGTTGTCATCGTTCCGGACGCCAGGGCGGGCGGGGAGCTGATCGCGGGCGCCGTCGCCGCCCTGCTGCGCCGTAAGCCCGACGCGCTGCTCGGTGTGGCCACCGGCTCCACCCCGCTGCCCGTGTACGAGGCGCTGGCGGCGCGGGTCGGGGCGGGCGCGGTGGATGCCTCGCGGGCGCGCATCTGCCAGCTCGACGAGTACGTGGGCCTGCCGGCCGGGCACCCCGAGTCCTACCGTTCGGTGGTCCTGCGCGAGGTGGTCGAGCCGCTCGGCCTCGACGAGGACGCGTTCATGGGGCCCGACGGGGCGGCCGAGGACGTCCAGGCCGCCTGCGAGGCGTACGACCGTGCGCTGCGGGACGCCGGCGGGGTGGACCTCCAGCTGCTGGGCATCGGCACGGACGGGCACATCGGCTTCAACGAGCCCTGCTCGTCGCTCGCTTCGCGTACCCGTATCAAGACGCTGACCCGTCAGACCCGGGAGGACAACGCCCGGTTCTTCGACAGCCTCGACGAGGTGCCGCACCACGTCATCACCCAGGGCATCGGCACCATCCTGGAGGCCCGCCATCTGGTGCTGCTCGCCACCGGCGCGGGCAAGGCCGACGCCGTGGCCCGCGCGGTGGAGGGCCCGGTCGCCGCGCTGGTCCCGGCTTCGGCGCTGCAGCTCCATCCGCATGCCACGGTCGTCGTGGACGAGGCCGCGGCCGCAGGGCTGAAGCTCGCCGACTACTTCCGCGCCACGTACGCGGCGAAGCCGGACTGGCAGGGGCTCTAG
- a CDS encoding carbohydrate ABC transporter permease — MAAQLDDAVGKAAPRTGKGGAPPGRRAPRSPGRGAARPPAGRAPRSAAPGPSARRTPYLLLLPALLATAVLLGWPMVRNVLLSFQNLDMKELIQHLTDWRGTGNYQEILGSEQFWRVTLRTLVFTAVNVVLIMVLGVLIGLLLARLGTKMRLTLSLALVLAWAMPVIAATTVFQWLFDSRYGVVNWLLDKAGWHAMAHYDWVGTQLSTFSVITVLIVWQSLPFVALNLYAATTTIPRELYEAARMDGAGTWQVFTSVTFPFLKPFFLATTFLEIIWVFKAFPQIFAINEGGPDRLTETLPIYAFTEGVGNLHFGMGAAISLLTIVVLLAMTAHYLRLTLRQERHEENEL; from the coding sequence ATGGCAGCGCAGCTCGACGACGCGGTGGGCAAGGCCGCGCCACGGACCGGCAAGGGGGGCGCCCCGCCCGGCCGGCGCGCCCCGCGGTCCCCCGGCCGCGGGGCCGCCCGGCCGCCCGCCGGCCGCGCTCCCCGTTCCGCCGCACCCGGCCCGTCCGCCCGCCGCACCCCGTACCTCCTGCTGCTGCCCGCCCTGCTCGCCACCGCGGTCCTCCTGGGCTGGCCCATGGTCCGCAACGTCCTGCTCTCCTTCCAGAACCTCGATATGAAGGAGCTGATCCAGCACCTCACCGACTGGCGCGGGACCGGCAACTACCAGGAGATCCTGGGCAGCGAGCAGTTCTGGCGGGTGACGCTGCGCACCCTCGTCTTCACCGCCGTCAATGTCGTCCTGATCATGGTCCTCGGGGTGCTGATCGGACTGCTGCTGGCCCGGCTCGGCACGAAGATGCGGCTCACCCTCTCCCTGGCCCTGGTGCTGGCCTGGGCCATGCCGGTGATCGCCGCCACCACCGTCTTCCAGTGGCTCTTCGACTCCCGCTACGGCGTCGTCAACTGGCTGCTGGACAAGGCCGGCTGGCACGCGATGGCCCACTACGACTGGGTCGGCACCCAGCTGTCCACCTTCTCCGTGATCACCGTGCTGATCGTCTGGCAGTCGCTGCCGTTCGTGGCCCTGAACCTCTACGCGGCCACCACGACGATCCCCCGCGAGCTCTACGAAGCGGCCCGGATGGACGGCGCCGGCACCTGGCAGGTCTTCACCTCCGTCACCTTCCCCTTCCTCAAGCCCTTCTTCCTGGCCACGACGTTCCTGGAGATCATCTGGGTCTTCAAGGCGTTCCCGCAGATCTTCGCGATCAACGAGGGCGGCCCCGACCGGCTCACCGAAACGCTGCCGATCTACGCCTTCACCGAGGGCGTCGGCAACCTCCACTTCGGCATGGGCGCCGCGATCTCCCTGCTGACGATCGTGGTGCTGCTGGCGATGACCGCCCACTACCTGCGCCTGACCCTCCGGCAGGAACGACACGAGGAGAACGAGCTGTGA
- a CDS encoding diacylglycerol/lipid kinase family protein, translating into MRALLVVNPAATTTSARTREVLTHALASDLKLEVAQTQYRGHARDLARQATESGETDLVVALGGDGTVNEVVNGLLANGPDPDSHPRLAVVPGGSTNVFARALGLPNDVVEATGALLDALRDGSERTIGLGLAAGTPGSEDEAVPERWFTFCAGFGFDAGVVGRVEQQRERGKRSTHALYVRQVVRQFLGERNRRRGLLTLERPDGTEGPAERVENLALAIICNTAPWSYLGNRPIYPSPDASFDTGLDLFALSKLSPPAVTRYATQLLASTPERGPRGKHALSLHDLTNFTLHSQVPLPFQMDGDHLGLRTSVTFTGVRRALRVIV; encoded by the coding sequence ATGCGCGCACTCCTCGTGGTCAATCCCGCAGCTACCACCACCAGTGCCCGCACCCGCGAGGTACTCACCCACGCGCTCGCCAGCGACCTCAAACTGGAGGTCGCGCAGACGCAGTACCGGGGCCATGCCCGTGATCTCGCCCGGCAGGCCACCGAGAGCGGGGAGACCGACCTGGTGGTGGCGCTCGGCGGCGACGGCACGGTCAACGAGGTCGTCAACGGCCTGCTGGCCAACGGCCCCGATCCGGACTCCCACCCCCGGCTCGCCGTCGTCCCCGGCGGCTCCACCAACGTCTTCGCCCGCGCGCTCGGCCTCCCCAACGACGTGGTGGAGGCGACCGGCGCCCTGCTGGACGCGCTGCGCGACGGCAGCGAGCGCACCATCGGCCTGGGCCTGGCGGCCGGCACCCCGGGCAGCGAGGACGAGGCCGTGCCGGAGCGCTGGTTCACCTTCTGCGCCGGCTTCGGTTTCGACGCCGGCGTCGTGGGCCGGGTCGAGCAGCAGCGCGAACGCGGCAAGCGTTCGACCCACGCCCTGTACGTGCGACAGGTCGTACGGCAGTTCCTGGGCGAGCGGAACCGCCGGCGGGGCCTGCTCACCCTCGAACGCCCGGACGGGACCGAGGGCCCGGCGGAGCGCGTCGAGAACCTCGCGCTGGCCATAATCTGCAACACCGCTCCGTGGTCCTACCTGGGCAATCGGCCGATCTACCCGTCCCCGGACGCCTCGTTCGACACGGGCCTGGACCTGTTCGCACTGAGCAAGCTCTCGCCGCCCGCGGTGACCCGGTACGCCACCCAGCTGCTGGCGTCAACACCCGAGCGCGGCCCCCGGGGCAAGCACGCGCTCTCACTTCATGACCTCACGAACTTCACCTTGCATTCGCAGGTCCCCCTGCCGTTCCAGATGGACGGTGACCACCTGGGACTGCGTACGAGTGTGACGTTCACAGGCGTACGCCGTGCACTGCGTGTGATTGTGTGA
- a CDS encoding sensor histidine kinase: MNDLVRQHTALSDTDLEWLHLLVSEWQLLSDLSFADLVLWVPTRDGTRYVSVAQMRPNTGPTSYQDDMVGHLVPRGRRPMLDSALDEGRIVREGDPEWREEVPVRVESIPVRREGRVLGVIARNTNLLTVRTPSRLELTYLQSASDLAQMIAAGTFPFPGQQVDMDASPRAGDGLIRLDADGIVQYASPNALSAYHRLGLAADLVGHHLGQATAELAPARGPVDEALVKLASGWAPREFEVEGDEGVIQLRAIPLKPKGTHSGSLVLLRDVTELRRRERELITKDATIREIHHRVKNNLQTVAALLRLQSRRMDSAQGRDALNEAVRRVGSIAIVHETLSQTLDERVEFDEIADRVLAMVAEISPGKVTARRTGRFGILDAEVATPLSMVLTEVLQNALEHAFDQAEHGTVEVGAVRGGSRTEPRLLVTVQDNGRGLPEGFDPHRAGNLGLQIVRTLVEGELGGTFDMVPAPERGTQVVLDIPVRADKQH; the protein is encoded by the coding sequence ATGAACGATCTCGTACGCCAGCACACCGCTCTGAGCGACACCGACCTCGAGTGGCTCCACCTGCTGGTCTCGGAGTGGCAACTGCTCTCCGACCTCTCCTTCGCCGACCTCGTCCTGTGGGTTCCCACCCGCGACGGCACCCGCTACGTATCGGTCGCCCAGATGCGGCCCAATACGGGCCCCACCTCCTACCAGGACGACATGGTCGGTCATCTCGTTCCCCGTGGCCGCCGTCCCATGCTCGATTCCGCCCTGGACGAGGGCCGGATCGTGCGGGAGGGCGACCCGGAGTGGCGGGAGGAGGTGCCGGTACGCGTCGAGTCGATCCCGGTGCGCCGCGAGGGCCGGGTGCTCGGGGTGATCGCCCGCAACACCAACCTGCTGACCGTCCGCACTCCGAGCCGGCTGGAGCTCACCTACCTCCAGAGCGCGTCCGACCTCGCCCAGATGATCGCTGCCGGAACGTTTCCCTTCCCCGGCCAGCAGGTCGACATGGACGCCTCGCCGCGGGCCGGCGACGGGCTGATCCGGCTCGACGCGGACGGCATCGTCCAGTACGCCAGCCCCAACGCGCTCTCCGCCTACCACCGGCTCGGCCTCGCCGCCGACCTCGTGGGCCACCACCTCGGCCAGGCCACCGCCGAACTCGCCCCCGCCCGCGGCCCGGTGGACGAGGCACTGGTCAAACTCGCCAGCGGCTGGGCCCCGAGGGAATTCGAGGTCGAAGGCGACGAAGGCGTCATCCAATTGCGCGCCATTCCGCTCAAACCCAAGGGAACGCACAGTGGTTCGCTGGTTTTGCTGCGTGACGTGACCGAACTGAGACGTCGCGAACGCGAGCTCATCACCAAAGACGCCACCATCCGGGAAATCCACCACCGGGTGAAGAACAATTTGCAGACGGTCGCCGCGCTGTTGCGGCTGCAGTCGCGCCGGATGGATTCCGCCCAGGGCCGCGACGCCCTCAACGAGGCCGTGCGCAGGGTCGGTTCGATCGCGATCGTGCACGAGACGCTGTCCCAGACCCTCGACGAGCGGGTCGAGTTCGACGAGATCGCGGACCGGGTGCTGGCCATGGTCGCGGAGATCTCCCCGGGCAAGGTGACCGCCCGCCGCACCGGGCGCTTCGGCATCCTGGACGCCGAGGTGGCCACCCCGCTGTCGATGGTGCTCACCGAGGTGCTGCAGAACGCCCTGGAGCACGCCTTCGACCAGGCGGAGCACGGCACGGTCGAGGTCGGCGCGGTGCGCGGCGGCAGCCGCACCGAGCCGCGGCTGCTGGTCACCGTCCAGGACAACGGACGCGGCCTGCCCGAGGGCTTCGACCCGCACCGCGCCGGGAACCTGGGGCTGCAGATCGTACGGACCCTGGTGGAGGGCGAACTGGGCGGGACGTTCGACATGGTGCCCGCGCCCGAGCGCGGTACGCAGGTCGTCCTCGACATCCCCGTGCGCGCCGACAAGCAGCACTGA
- a CDS encoding GNAT family N-acetyltransferase codes for MIREATPDDVPVILAMIGELAAYERAPEAAQATEPQLAEALFGPQPAAFALIAEAGGAPVGFALWFRNFSTWTGTHGVYLEDLYVRPEARGDGHGKALLAALAEICVGRGYERFEWSVLDWNEPSIGFYRSIGALPMDEWTVFRLTGEALHNLAGTSRVNGA; via the coding sequence ATGATCCGCGAAGCGACCCCCGACGACGTCCCCGTCATCCTGGCCATGATCGGCGAGCTGGCGGCGTACGAGCGTGCCCCCGAGGCCGCGCAGGCCACCGAGCCACAGCTCGCGGAAGCCCTCTTCGGGCCGCAGCCGGCCGCCTTCGCGCTGATCGCGGAGGCCGGCGGCGCCCCGGTCGGCTTCGCCCTGTGGTTCCGGAACTTCTCGACGTGGACGGGCACGCACGGTGTCTATCTGGAGGACCTGTACGTCCGCCCCGAGGCGCGCGGCGACGGCCACGGCAAGGCGCTGCTCGCGGCCCTCGCGGAGATCTGCGTGGGCCGCGGATACGAGCGTTTCGAGTGGTCGGTCCTGGATTGGAACGAACCGTCCATCGGTTTTTACCGGTCCATCGGCGCCCTGCCCATGGACGAATGGACGGTCTTCCGGCTCACTGGAGAGGCGCTGCACAACCTTGCGGGCACCTCGCGTGTCAACGGAGCGTAA
- a CDS encoding extracellular solute-binding protein has product MKRGLMAATAAAGMLVSVAACGSGDGGTTGADGFKGQKLTVWVMSGSNPAQWTKQVSAQFAKKTGATVEFKVQQWNGIQQKLSTALSEDSPPDVVEIGNTQTAAYAEAGALADLGDLKKEIGADWNDAFNKAALVDGKQYALPWYAGNRVVMYNKRIWRQAGLKGTPATRAELFRAFDAIKKKTDAEPLYLPGQNWYFFDGLTIGTGADLVKKQGGRWVSNLGDPKVAKAMDLYKRYQTFSTAPKNKDEATPQQAEVFAKGRTGAVIAMGYEAATAVKANPDIKKDIGFFTIPGERADKPEGVFLGGSNFAVAGMGKKQELAKEFLKVALSKQNDGQMVKEAGWTPKSADLAGAARENPAAAAAAPAAEKSGGTTPLIPQWAAVENVPNPIKSYMTAVLGGKSPADAARDIAPEIDARLAKK; this is encoded by the coding sequence ATGAAGCGTGGGCTCATGGCGGCTACGGCCGCCGCGGGAATGCTGGTGAGTGTCGCTGCCTGCGGGTCCGGCGACGGCGGCACGACGGGCGCGGACGGCTTCAAGGGACAGAAGCTGACCGTTTGGGTGATGAGCGGTTCCAACCCGGCGCAGTGGACCAAACAGGTCTCCGCGCAGTTCGCGAAGAAGACCGGCGCCACCGTCGAGTTCAAGGTCCAGCAGTGGAACGGCATCCAGCAGAAGCTGAGCACCGCCCTCTCCGAGGACAGCCCGCCGGACGTCGTCGAAATCGGCAACACCCAGACCGCCGCCTACGCCGAAGCGGGCGCGTTGGCCGACCTCGGCGACCTGAAGAAGGAGATCGGCGCCGACTGGAACGACGCCTTCAACAAGGCCGCGCTCGTGGACGGGAAGCAGTACGCGCTGCCGTGGTACGCCGGAAACCGCGTGGTGATGTACAACAAGAGGATCTGGCGGCAGGCTGGCCTCAAGGGCACCCCGGCGACGCGCGCCGAGCTCTTCAGGGCCTTCGACGCCATCAAGAAGAAGACCGACGCCGAGCCGCTGTACCTCCCCGGCCAGAACTGGTACTTCTTCGACGGCCTGACCATCGGCACCGGCGCCGACCTGGTGAAGAAACAGGGCGGCAGGTGGGTCTCCAACCTCGGCGACCCCAAGGTCGCCAAGGCCATGGACCTCTACAAGCGGTACCAGACCTTCAGCACCGCCCCGAAGAACAAGGACGAGGCCACCCCGCAGCAGGCCGAGGTCTTCGCCAAGGGCCGCACCGGCGCCGTCATCGCCATGGGCTACGAGGCCGCCACCGCGGTCAAGGCCAACCCGGACATCAAGAAGGACATCGGCTTCTTCACCATCCCCGGCGAGCGGGCGGACAAGCCCGAGGGCGTCTTCCTCGGCGGCTCCAACTTCGCCGTCGCCGGCATGGGGAAGAAGCAGGAGCTCGCCAAGGAGTTCCTGAAGGTCGCCCTGTCGAAGCAGAACGACGGACAGATGGTCAAGGAGGCCGGCTGGACCCCGAAGTCCGCCGACCTGGCCGGCGCCGCACGGGAGAACCCGGCCGCCGCGGCCGCCGCCCCCGCCGCGGAGAAGTCCGGCGGGACCACCCCGCTGATTCCGCAGTGGGCCGCCGTGGAGAACGTACCGAACCCGATCAAGAGCTATATGACGGCCGTTCTGGGCGGCAAGTCCCCGGCCGACGCCGCCAGGGACATCGCACCCGAGATCGACGCGCGGCTCGCCAAGAAGTGA